ggaaaattttgaaaaattattaaaaatagtacgattacattaaaaaatagcgattttttttttagaaaagagTCCAGTTGATTTTATCATCTTTAAATACAGACGATTCAACCAATAATACAAAGGAGAAGGTAATTTTCATAAttcagtataaaattattttaggtttGCGGTCAAGCGTAGTTCCAGCGAGTCATTTCAGAAAGGATGacaattttatagatattacGTCCACGTTTAGGTGCCACACCCTCAATCGTAACGCTATTCATCTTTCTCAAAGCGGGATGGCTCCAATAAAGTGGCAACGATGTAGTAGACCGTGGCACAGAAAGGGTGCCTTGtcaaatgattaatacatacttgaaacttacTACgacatttagtaaaattttaaaaacctccgAAAAAACCctctttttccttagagccttctccaaactgaaccgattttgccctactcttcattaaattatctttcaaacaaaacaaaaaaatcaaaatcggttcacccgtttaggtgctacgatgccaaagacagacaaacagacacacacatatagtggtcaaacttataacacccctttttttggttcggtggttaaaaattaaattttttaattttctagaaagAAGTTACCaatgatttatcatttttaacgatgaatgatttttttattcaatcacaAATTAATGGAAatgggaaaaaattaatgccATTACTAAAAGAACATTTTACATGGATGAATACTCCGGTGCTTAATGTACTACTGGAATTGCAAAAGAGTTCTGTTCAAGAACTCtcagaattgaattttttgtctAAAGAAAGTGGGTAAGTTTATAAGGctgataaaaaaatcacaacTGATTGTATCACATTCTTTCACTGGTATCTAAAATCGTGAACTTTCTATTTGCGTTTCATAAATGGctgcatttacaggactatattgtttgttcaaatttatgtaGAGAGATTCTCAATGGACCCCAACTCCCCCCCTCGACGTGAGCACGGGTCTGCAAGGGCATCTTATTAAGAAATCATTTACAAGCTTTAGCTCGGATGCTAGTAACCTCCACTATCACGAGTCTATTCGCAACAAATGATTctacattaaaaattcaatttctaaatagtaatttttattaaagatgtaCTAATTTTTCTAGAACGCAACATTTTAACACTGACATGGAACTACTAAAATTATGTacgtttataaatgaaattcattttaaaacagtACACAATCAAACGGAAGCGGAAAGATACGAGGACTTAATTAAAGaggaaatttttgcaaatatcgATCAGGTATCTATGGAAAGAGTCAGCTATGGATTTCAATTTGTCATTTGAACACCCGTGAAAATTTAGCCTGGTGTACACGCTCtaaaaatgttctaaaattattaacatggagACGTTTTACGCTCTGGCAAATgtgatttttaaccgacttcaaacaaaaacggaagagtttatcaattcgactgtattttttttttttatgtttgttacctcagaactttcgactgggtgaaccgattttaatgattctgtATCTAtatgaaagctggtgctttccgtgtggtcccatttcattttgatccagttctgacaacggcatccatgagaaaaccataaaagtcttaaattttcattaagtgtgcacgacaagagggtgataactcaatatcacgtcaaccgatttcgataattctttttttaatgagaaattagttagtgtacttcagattcactaaaaaatacaaaataaaaaaaaactattaacaaaaagaaaaccgacttcaaaagaagaactttttcaaaacaaattaataggcactaaaaagtaaaaaaataacgataatataatgtagttaaaattattgttatttttggagtcggtgtcagtcacactaatgtagcaaactgttctgtcatacttgtttccttggctgacaccgactccaaaaataacaataattttaactacattatattatcgttatttttttactttttagtgcctattaatttgttttggaaaagtctttcttttgaagtcggttctctttttgttaataatttgttttatgtttctcTCCTTCTTAGTAATTCTGTAAAGTTCCGTaatcaaaatttagtttttcacAACTTGAAATGATAAATTGAAATAAGGTACTGACTCtctaatccaaaaaaaaaattacaatttttttgctatggaagttttgaaattaatcttaggaattttttttgattatagaATAGTAAACAGTATGAATATTTGACACTAAAATGTACTGAAATTGGTAACATGGCtgcaataaaatgttttcaaattgaGGCAAAACAACTGGGTATTGTAAACGATGAACATTCAATTCAACTGGAAACGTTAACGAAAAGATTGGTGGAAATTCAATCTGATATTGTAAGAAACTTCTCTAAATCTATGTGGgattttcaaattacaaaatctCGGAATCGATGGAATGTATTTTCtgtctttaataattataataataatacaaaagagTTTTTCTTCGAGAGGTAGAGGACCAAGGGATTGTTTCTGCCTTTCTTGAGAACAACGCATCATCCGAAGGCGAGGCGTCTCCGGGAAAGAGGTGCTAATTTAAGCAGTTGAAGTTATAGGATTCTGTTGATACCAGACATCGCACCGAAAGCCTACAGCTTCTCAGCCGTGTATGCTTtcaaatttctcgattttttgacgAATGACCTAGCTGTGGTTGTACAAAGTTTGGTTTGTCACATGCCCTGCGCAAAGACCCAGTATTCAAAATGGGCTTGTCGTATTCTAGATTTTTATGGGAATGACAGGCTCTGGTGAATGCTATGAAAATGACAGGCTCGATTGGAATCTTGACACCTCAAGGATCTGAAAAGCGGTCTTGTTATATGAGAAGATGCTGATATGTACCCCACTGTAACCTTTCTTGTTACAGATCTGGGAATCTCTAAGAATGACGAAGTTTAACTCGAATCGCTAATAACCCATTATACCCTTAACAAGGACTATTGACTTTTTGgcttaaaaattccattttttttttaaatacttaaagaaACTTTCGATCAATCGGATAAGTTTGTTTCTatttttaggacgtaaaaaaagaacttattgaaaaatattatgcaGAAATTCGACCATACTTTGAATCCTGTTTTGAAACCCAACAAGCATTGAACAAACGATATTCTACGTTCAAATTTAATGTCGAAAACGCATTTACGAATTTATCgaatgataattttcaaaatcatgtggaaactatgaaatttattgattttccaTTACAATTTTCCATAAATGAGTAAGTTGTACATTTTAATGGGAATTATAtcttgttttcaaaattatgttaataattattgttttagatATCAGAATATCAAGAATTGTTGGAAAGTTCTTCTAAATTCATcagaattagaaaatttaaaccaaattttgttGGATATATTAAATACGCCAGATACACGgccagaaattattttaattagactATTGGCGAAAAAGTTGAATGGATCTCATGAAACTACAAACGAAACGACACCATTTgaagattttaatgatttatgtaagttgattttaaatttcGGAAACTTTAGATGTCTTTTATTCAATTaaggtatcaaaaaaaaaaaaaaatcctcgagaattttaaaagaaaaaaggatCGTAGAGTTTTCGTTAACCTGGACGAAAAAAAGAATACTGCTATTGACGAACTTCGTTTTGAAACAGTGTAAACCCTACGAAAAGATTAGGAAATTCCGCAACACATTTTGACAAACAGCGTGCGCTGCTGCCCAAAACAAAGGTCTAGTTAATTTCCAGATGTCTTTTTAAAGGAGACTGCTCATCTGGAAAGAGATCTAACCAAGAATTTACTTGATCTGCTCCAGAATAAAACATCAGAGGGCAGTGTTATCAGGCGTACAACTCATTAAAAGCAGAATCGGATTAACTATTAGGCAGAGTAGGCAACCGTCTAGGGGCTCCTATCGGCTAAGAGACTCTCGTGAAAGTTCAAAAGAGAAAAAGGCTAAAAAATAAGAAgggaagataaatttttatgagaaggGTCCTACACAAGGGGAAGTGTCTCAAGATGATTATCGAAGACTTAAAAACAGATCGAAGTCCCCTGATTTTTACATTCCCTAGGGGCATGAGTTAATCCGTATCTTTCGAAGGCtccatgatttttaattattccttTTAATTTGCTAATGAGTTCCTCGGCCGTATCTATGCTTTCTAGACACCCGTacattaattatgattaatagcgaatcttttttttttttttttgttacagacaCTCCAGAATTTTTCATGGatcaaaataaagaattaatGATAGCTGAATCCAAATTAGAATTCGATTCGAATTCAATTGAATTAATGTCACCTAAGTTAGAGAAATTATTCGAATTTTGGTtacgacaaaattttaaagaagttGTGTCTCAATCACGATTCTTTGATggtaaaaattgcaaatattatgaaaaaaaatacgatTCGTTTtatgatagtttaaaaaaaattgttaagaaaCAAATAtgagcaaaaataaattgttttctgtaaaatgtcattattttcaattttgcacgatgaTTCCCGTGACATTGCCGGGCAAGACGTCAAAAATTCAATCGAAGCATTCGATCAGAGCACTGAAGATGTATTTCAAAATGTCTAATAAATGCTTCACGTTCTAGCAGTTTTACCTGTGACAACAGCTACGAATGAACGCTGATATTCAACTTTTAAATGATCCCTTGGGGAGATAAATCTATTCTGGAACTCAgaatacttaatttaaaattcagaaaaagaatatgttaaggtagtacctacacgaaagtgatattccaagaatttctcaaaactcagaatataaaatatttaattcataatacacttgctgttaaaattagaagatgatttaccatgccatacatgagatattagcaattaaaagtgacgcaatttgtacgtgtacatgggagaagtgtataaaaatacacaaatttacaaatattatatttatttaccaatgaatgacgtccaccatctctatgaaaaactaatataatgtagaatactatatttagaaaatatataaataaaaataaaaattatttaccatatagtttcgataaaaaacttaaataaataactcgttttagcgatatttttttatggagaggatataataactaatgttaaaggcatatgtcatagtgtgtgtgtttatatgtatactagaaacagtagtgaggaactacagtcttgtgaaaataatatatggtatatgtataatagtcatatcacagttaatgcactgaatgatagtattagtccaaaactttttgactggacggtcgcggaggaactaccttaagtaaaactatctctgaaaaAGTTTTCTGACTTTTTCGGAAATAGTTTTATTGAATCTTCTGAATTCCTGAACAGATTTATTTCAACAAGGGATTTCTGCGCACGGACTTGAAGGAGAGagtaaatataatcataaaaagcCGTctcaataaaatgataataatactttattaaaacaaaaaaacttaggcttaactttacaaaatttctataaaaacaattgaaatctTAATGATATacataacaatataaatattatatttatttttaataaattttatttaaatctataaaaattaaatgtatttaacaaAACGGAACGTATATACAGAATAATTAGGTTATGTTCAACCTGTAAAGCTTTCTTTGCATTGCGATATCATCACTCATAATAGTCGAAAACTCGAAAACTATATATCCTTCAGAATATGGACTCATTTAACTGAAGAATGTGTTCCTAAAATTCAATCTTGGcgttatattttgtatgtatgttaaaaaattatactgtaTTGGTCAAAATATCTACTGGAATGAATTTAGGAACTAATAAAATGAAGATCCTAAAAGCATGAGTTTTTACTTcctctttttttgaaatttaatgcaAGAGAAAAGAAGAAATATACATCCACTGAtgttaaagtatttattaattagtcaAATATCGCAATAAATATCAGCTaccgatttaattaaaaatttttaattaaaatcaatttaaatgctAATGAATTGATTGTAAAACAATTGAGAATTGAATGTTTGCAATAGAAATCCTGGAAATGGATATCAACGCAACATTCAgaatttacaaattcaaaaactattctcAATTGGTACAAAATTCccaaaaatatagaataaaattttcagtcaAACTGAGTCTAAACACCCAAGAGTCTGATCTGTCAAATTTTCGTCGTAGCTTGGATTTTTTGCATTAATAATAGAATATTCTATGTgtgaaaaattacttcaaaatgtttattttcctaatcaaaagtcacaaaaaaatatatttcggcaaaataaacacgcAAAAacgccattttggtgacgtaatattggtaaaaacaacagtcgtgtatgtaattattatatatataaagttgatggtaacataacctacaatttCTATGAAGGGTGGTGATCCTCAAGGGTGGAAACGTTACGATAGCGATTTAGCAAAACTAAGACACGataaaaatttgacagttttagctcttaatattttagaagccaaatttttgtttagatgAACGTAAATCACAAAACATACTTCAGTCAAACTTCCACACCCtcttcttcaattttcttttccTATTGAAGTAAATTATTCATATCACTTGTGGTAAAATTAGATGCGATATCCTCTTTCCAGTGACATCtgacaaacataaaattttctttaaagttttTACTGGGCAAATAAGtgatgtaaataaaacaaaactcgTCGTcttgtaatgtattttataaaattgtgatgTAAATTATCCAGAATTTGTCAGCAAGCTTTGGTGTTAATAGGGAGTGTTTGCCACGATCGGCTTTTGGCTGGCaacgtcacgaaaaagttgatttcagaTCGActggattttggatatttttttgtcttattgAAAATAGGTAATGATGAAGTTTGTCATCTAACAGCGGTTGCGTTTACGAGTTCACATCCCCTAAAGACATATTTTTCATGCCCTTgtagcaatataaattataatttccagaCAGCTAACATCGCGCtatatattgttaaattaatttgaaaaaaaaaacgtattcaaATCTTTGTGGAACAGTAACGAGCATTACACGTTAGAAAACACAACCGCTTACAGGTTCAAGACGTATTCCATCTCTGTCAAATTTCAATAAGTATTATCCAAAATTCAGGCATTTTAAAATTCACTCTTAAAAAACATCTCTCTACAGCTCTcgtaccaaaaaatataaatcagatTTTGATgtgtcttaaataaatatttatgtttgatTACTATCAGTTGGTGATTGTTGGACAGGAACACGTTCTAGTATTGGTTTCGCTGGTGGTATGTTGATACCATGCACAACACGTTTATGTTTCGATAGTAGATAAtgcattaaaaacttttcattacaAATGTCACAAATAAAACGTTCACCAGTATGGCGTCGTATGTGTGtctttaaatcattattttgtgtaaatgCTGCATCACAATAACTACATTTATaaggtttttcaccagtatgggTGCGCATATGTATTGTTAACATATGACGTCTGAAACaaagcaaaataaaactttattactaTCAAATAAATGGGTCAAGTGCGTTAATCAAGTGCCAGTTGATgaatagagtgagcttttcattgagcctgaaaagctaggtcaagtttaatacCCAGggaaaatatatgcatatacacctaacattttttgcatgaagctttttttatcgataaaagttatttttcgagttccaagcatatgtcaacttacaAAAGCCACCCTGTAACTGATTTATATGGAGTGTAGAGTGTAAGGAGGACTGTGTCCGAGAAATCGTGTGAATTAAGATGGCGTTACTGTAGCAAAAGttctaaatttgaaagaaaGCACCAGTAAAAcattgttatgaaaaaaatactgaaatttATTATTCGCTGAAAAAAATACCTATTAAAGCTTGAACTTCACTTACCTATTAAAGCCCTTTCCACATATCGtgcataaatgatttttttcacctCGATGTCTTGTTTCATGTGTGATTAAATCAAAT
This genomic interval from Chrysoperla carnea chromosome 1, inChrCarn1.1, whole genome shotgun sequence contains the following:
- the LOC123295112 gene encoding uncharacterized protein LOC123295112 translates to MNDFFIQSQINGNGKKLMPLLKEHFTWMNTPVLNVLLELQKSSVQELSELNFLSKESGTQHFNTDMELLKLCTFINEIHFKTVHNQTEAERYEDLIKEEIFANIDQNSKQYEYLTLKCTEIGNMAAIKCFQIEAKQLGIVNDEHSIQLETLTKRLVEIQSDIDVKKELIEKYYAEIRPYFESCFETQQALNKRYSTFKFNVENAFTNLSNDNFQNHVETMKFIDFPLQFSINEYQNIKNCWKVLLNSSELENLNQILLDILNTPDTRPEIILIRLLAKKLNGSHETTNETTPFEDFNDLYTPEFFMDQNKELMIAESKLEFDSNSIELMSPKLEKLFEFWLRQNFKEVVSQSRFFDDLFQQGISAHGLEGESKYNHKKPSQ